The following proteins come from a genomic window of Winogradskyella sp. PC-19:
- a CDS encoding STAS domain-containing protein, producing MAITIEENNGIYEVQGPLTVNTAKNFQSHCELIMNHDKQLTIDVQFLTDIDEDGIKAIHALYTNAIYKDCAFFIEGNRSKKLYEAFPFTVAAA from the coding sequence ATGGCAATTACAATAGAAGAGAATAACGGCATATATGAAGTGCAAGGTCCCTTGACAGTAAATACAGCAAAGAACTTTCAGTCGCATTGCGAACTTATCATGAATCATGATAAACAACTTACTATTGATGTTCAGTTTTTGACGGATATAGATGAAGATGGCATTAAGGCAATACACGCCTTGTATACCAATGCAATTTATAAGGATTGCGCCTTTTTTATAGAAGGTAATCGTAGTAAAAAGTTATACGAAGCATTTCCTTTTACAGTTGCAGCAGCATAA
- a CDS encoding response regulator has translation MKVLAIDDQQLVLLPLQKRLMDLGYEVKIETDASNGLKTYDVFNPDLVIVDLNMPNVSGFEVINHIRVKRASQTPIMILSGNTQDDAITAAFDLGVNDYMKKPLSLVEICARVKNLIGAPQMQNQSVTASNIIIQQRCVGVVIPCYNEEERLLSEEFLDFVNTNSGYHLCFVNDGSKDNTLNVLKDLQKGREDYITVYDCEKNGGKAEAVRLGMLHMSKKEDLDYIGFLDADLSTDLADFDDLVKTIETSDFKIVSGSRISRMGANITKESARKIISLTINYIIRKILSMDFKDTQCGAKIFHKDVIDIAFKEKFVTQWIFDVEIFKRMTMHFGLTKAKSMLCEQPLKRWIHTDGSKLSMKDSVKIVFQLAQIAWVYRNKKEYVKYDTKGEIEII, from the coding sequence ATGAAGGTTTTAGCAATAGATGATCAACAATTAGTACTCCTTCCATTACAAAAAAGATTAATGGATTTAGGATACGAAGTTAAAATAGAAACTGATGCTTCTAATGGTCTAAAGACTTACGATGTATTTAATCCAGACTTAGTAATAGTAGATTTAAACATGCCAAATGTATCGGGTTTTGAGGTGATCAATCATATAAGAGTAAAAAGAGCTTCTCAAACGCCTATTATGATTTTGTCTGGTAATACTCAAGACGATGCAATAACAGCTGCTTTTGATTTAGGTGTTAACGATTATATGAAAAAACCATTAAGCCTTGTAGAAATATGCGCAAGAGTTAAAAACTTAATCGGTGCACCACAAATGCAAAACCAATCTGTTACAGCATCTAATATTATAATTCAGCAAAGATGTGTTGGTGTTGTTATCCCTTGTTATAATGAAGAGGAACGTTTATTAAGTGAAGAGTTTTTAGATTTTGTAAATACAAATTCGGGCTACCATTTATGTTTTGTTAACGATGGAAGTAAAGATAATACTTTAAATGTTCTTAAGGATTTGCAAAAAGGAAGAGAAGACTATATCACTGTTTATGATTGCGAAAAAAATGGAGGTAAAGCTGAAGCTGTAAGACTCGGAATGTTACACATGTCTAAAAAAGAGGATTTAGATTATATAGGGTTTTTAGATGCCGATTTATCTACTGACTTAGCGGATTTTGACGATTTGGTTAAAACTATAGAAACATCAGATTTTAAAATTGTAAGTGGATCTCGTATTTCTAGAATGGGAGCAAATATCACAAAAGAATCAGCACGTAAGATTATTAGTTTAACGATTAATTACATCATAAGAAAAATTCTTTCCATGGATTTTAAAGATACACAATGTGGTGCTAAGATTTTTCATAAAGATGTTATAGATATAGCCTTTAAAGAAAAGTTTGTTACTCAGTGGATTTTTGATGTTGAAATTTTCAAAAGAATGACAATGCATTTTGGACTAACTAAAGCTAAGTCAATGTTATGTGAACAACCATTAAAAAGATGGATACATACCGATGGCTCTAAATTATCAATGAAAGATTCAGTAAAAATAGTTTTTCAATTAGCACAAATAGCTTGGGTGTATAGAAACAAGAAAGAATACGTAAAGTATGACACAAAAGGCGAAATAGAAATCATATAA
- a CDS encoding T9SS type A sorting domain-containing protein produces MKSELYTLKNQLRLILILALSFIGQAQEGEPFYCDYNAYLFQYNDVFAIDLASGDSYRVATDITPGNVNAAAYNPADGYIWGSLSSPAKSIVKIGKDFSTTTYYIEELPNNGRYIGDVSATGMYFLKGGGTTYYKIDLDPESSTYIQHNATESLSQNISIHDWAFNAVDNQLYTVEKNSNILYRINPDNGQVTSLGVVPILDGNNYTYGAVYFDADGRFYVSANQTGTIYVIQAVQNVNSADDMESNLFAFGPSSASNDGARCPTAPVLQEDCDNGIDDDGDGLIDCEDPSCSGFGSCEVIEPPVSGGDGGGLESNNRLSEQINKRNFNRAKSGYTFNRSTAPRFERPQSYLQRNTDNSFTLEDFIPVGVIGETEAINSSPTDLLEITNATEIFAVDYMNVDTPIATILALKTEDGVYEHTKYICDRLLGAELITVSTININEQQFIKSVIKNPDGTHEFVLSLSAKVINNDAEFAIESHWNLDKYEENTTFYNFQIWANTVDDLYLLGAEVLNLLAIEKPIVDYNNSEPPVVFVRKGEYNNGGLDLQIININATQSVNFDAGYRTSETAEFSNLNMDIDLNGQYLTNIRVETGLLFDIGFRIGDGITTPDDLFMSDGPWGLDDSQEGTNIDSYEITTNDYTFAEQDRPIERNVYLDATTNTYVAVYRALTPRFKAIDLTTFSSLKFKAKGTGQLEIAFVKESITDWGQQFKRTVTLSDTCQTYLLPIEEFASSTGNGSLDDVVTLVFTMVSQDGTLVNKKMTLENLRLSNNNALSVEDFSSDVSELRAFPNPMDTQTELQFTAAQNETISCIIYNTLGKEVYKTTFDAKSGKNSMTLKNEGLVPGLYFCKLQSQYNDYKIIKLLVK; encoded by the coding sequence ATGAAATCAGAACTTTACACTTTAAAAAATCAACTAAGATTAATCCTAATATTAGCATTAAGTTTTATTGGTCAAGCACAAGAAGGAGAACCTTTTTACTGCGATTATAATGCTTACTTATTTCAGTACAATGATGTTTTTGCCATAGACTTGGCTTCTGGTGACTCTTATAGAGTAGCAACAGATATAACTCCAGGTAATGTTAATGCAGCAGCTTATAATCCTGCAGACGGATACATTTGGGGTTCTTTATCATCACCTGCAAAATCTATTGTAAAGATTGGTAAGGATTTTTCTACAACAACGTATTACATTGAAGAATTGCCTAACAATGGAAGGTATATTGGAGACGTAAGTGCTACTGGAATGTATTTCCTAAAAGGTGGCGGAACAACCTATTACAAAATAGATTTAGACCCAGAATCTTCAACTTACATACAGCATAATGCTACAGAAAGCCTGTCTCAAAATATCAGTATTCACGATTGGGCATTTAACGCAGTAGATAATCAATTATATACAGTAGAAAAGAACTCGAATATACTTTACAGAATTAATCCTGATAATGGACAAGTAACATCATTAGGTGTTGTGCCAATTTTAGATGGTAATAATTATACGTATGGTGCTGTATATTTTGATGCAGACGGACGTTTTTACGTGTCGGCAAATCAAACAGGAACGATATATGTTATTCAAGCTGTGCAGAATGTGAATAGTGCTGATGATATGGAATCTAACCTGTTTGCTTTTGGACCATCGAGTGCCAGTAACGATGGTGCGCGTTGTCCTACAGCGCCAGTATTACAAGAAGATTGTGATAATGGTATTGATGATGATGGCGATGGACTTATTGATTGCGAAGACCCATCATGTTCTGGTTTTGGTTCTTGTGAGGTTATAGAGCCACCTGTTTCTGGTGGAGATGGCGGCGGATTAGAAAGTAATAATCGCCTATCTGAACAGATTAATAAGCGTAATTTTAATCGTGCGAAATCTGGTTATACATTTAATAGAAGTACAGCACCAAGGTTCGAAAGACCGCAAAGTTACTTGCAGCGTAATACCGACAATTCGTTTACCCTAGAAGACTTTATTCCTGTAGGTGTTATTGGCGAGACTGAAGCTATTAATTCTTCGCCAACAGATTTATTAGAGATTACAAATGCAACAGAGATATTCGCAGTAGATTATATGAATGTCGATACGCCTATTGCCACCATATTAGCATTAAAAACTGAAGATGGAGTTTACGAACACACTAAATATATTTGTGATCGTTTATTAGGAGCTGAGTTAATAACAGTGTCTACAATAAATATTAATGAGCAGCAGTTTATTAAATCTGTAATAAAAAATCCTGATGGTACACATGAGTTTGTATTAAGCTTATCTGCAAAAGTGATTAATAATGATGCTGAATTTGCTATAGAAAGCCACTGGAATTTAGATAAGTACGAAGAAAATACAACGTTCTATAATTTTCAGATATGGGCTAATACTGTAGACGATTTATACTTATTAGGCGCCGAGGTTTTAAACCTATTGGCTATCGAAAAGCCAATTGTAGATTACAATAATTCTGAACCACCAGTAGTATTTGTAAGAAAGGGAGAATACAACAATGGCGGATTAGACTTGCAAATTATAAATATCAATGCAACACAGAGCGTCAACTTTGATGCGGGCTATAGAACTTCTGAAACAGCTGAGTTTAGTAACCTTAATATGGATATTGACTTAAACGGGCAATACCTAACTAACATTAGAGTAGAAACTGGACTATTATTTGATATTGGTTTTAGAATCGGTGATGGCATCACTACACCAGACGATTTGTTTATGTCTGATGGCCCTTGGGGATTAGACGATTCTCAAGAAGGAACAAATATAGATAGTTATGAAATTACAACTAATGACTATACTTTTGCTGAGCAAGACAGGCCAATAGAACGTAATGTTTATTTAGACGCTACAACAAATACTTATGTTGCTGTTTATAGAGCTTTGACACCACGTTTTAAAGCTATAGACTTAACCACCTTTAGTAGTTTAAAATTTAAAGCAAAAGGGACAGGGCAATTAGAAATCGCTTTTGTTAAGGAAAGTATCACTGATTGGGGCCAACAATTTAAAAGAACAGTTACGTTATCCGATACTTGCCAAACCTATTTGCTGCCAATTGAAGAGTTTGCTTCTAGCACAGGAAACGGCTCGCTCGACGATGTAGTTACATTAGTGTTTACAATGGTATCTCAAGACGGAACATTAGTAAATAAAAAAATGACTTTAGAGAATTTAAGACTCTCGAATAACAATGCATTATCAGTAGAAGATTTTTCTAGTGACGTATCAGAATTAAGAGCATTCCCTAACCCAATGGATACGCAAACAGAATTGCAATTTACAGCTGCACAAAACGAAACAATCAGTTGTATTATTTACAATACACTTGGTAAAGAAGTGTACAAGACAACTTTTGATGCAAAATCTGGTAAAAATAGTATGACCCTAAAAAATGAAGGCTTAGTCCCGGGCTTATACTTCTGTAAGTTGCAAAGCCAATACAATGATTACAAAATAATAAAGCTATTAGTGAAGTAG
- a CDS encoding tetratricopeptide repeat protein — MKTLKLIGIAYIILFTLPAQAQDMQDGFTYLETGKYANAEQFFSTILKTYPNNKTARLCYGRAIGLNGNAEKANTLFTDLLKDYPNDFEVKLNYGESLLWTNNFKAAKQYYKTLVSEDSKSFAALLGYANTLSNLKEYEDALTQVNNALAVSPGNPNALTSKKYIYLGYAYQNQQQQNYDKAEQLLIKNLELFNDDKDTLLNLANLYLIWEKLDDAELTYQRLAKQPENLMLAQNGLSLVAHLNGKEKKALQISTEAYNSITDNTDANVAQQTTERYAQALIWNKKYSAATHLITDLIAKHPNKNWVLALRATLNVYKSNFKQSLADYNRILENDSTSFDGNLGKANTLKALGRFDDAYTWAENTLKIYDNQKDAVNFIDQLDRSFSPVLESKASHTFDNGDNKAFAFNTTVTYPLSTKLKVLGSYNYRTTNNTVTNNTASSNNFSLGLAYQLIPNITVNGTAGITAANAETNDFTQLVTDLSLNINALKLQNIAVGYKRQVESFNADLLDQELVQNNYYATYNLSTNFNLGWYTQYMFTDQNDGNNRNLLFTSLYYNLLAKPSLKVGLNYQYITFKDQVPSIYFSPEQFNAGEVFVNLIKDEAVAKPNEWFYNLTAAFGYQFIEDDAKQSTYRLQGAFGYKFSERSLLNAYGTHSNIASATAAGFTFTEIGLRFKWVFWNRATFKK; from the coding sequence ATGAAGACTTTAAAATTAATAGGAATTGCATATATTATATTGTTTACGTTACCTGCACAAGCACAAGACATGCAAGACGGTTTTACCTATTTAGAAACGGGGAAATACGCAAATGCAGAACAGTTTTTTAGTACCATACTAAAGACATACCCTAATAATAAGACGGCACGTTTGTGTTATGGTCGCGCTATTGGACTTAATGGTAATGCAGAAAAAGCGAATACACTATTTACAGACTTACTTAAAGACTATCCAAATGATTTTGAAGTAAAACTAAACTACGGCGAATCTCTTTTGTGGACCAATAACTTTAAAGCTGCAAAACAATATTACAAGACTTTGGTTTCTGAAGACTCAAAAAGCTTTGCTGCATTATTAGGTTATGCAAATACCTTATCTAATCTAAAAGAATATGAAGATGCATTAACTCAAGTCAATAATGCATTAGCTGTTTCCCCGGGAAATCCTAATGCGCTAACCTCAAAAAAGTATATCTATTTGGGTTACGCTTACCAAAACCAACAACAGCAAAACTATGATAAGGCAGAACAGTTATTAATAAAAAACCTAGAATTATTTAATGACGATAAAGACACTTTACTAAATCTGGCCAACTTGTATTTAATATGGGAAAAGCTTGATGATGCCGAGCTAACCTACCAACGTCTAGCCAAACAACCTGAAAATCTAATGTTAGCACAAAACGGTTTGTCTTTGGTAGCGCATTTAAACGGAAAAGAAAAAAAGGCTTTACAAATAAGTACTGAAGCTTATAATAGCATTACTGATAATACAGATGCAAATGTAGCACAACAAACCACTGAGCGTTATGCACAAGCATTGATTTGGAATAAAAAGTACAGCGCTGCGACACATCTTATTACAGACTTAATCGCGAAGCATCCTAACAAAAATTGGGTATTGGCTTTAAGAGCAACACTAAATGTTTACAAAAGCAATTTTAAGCAGAGTCTCGCCGATTATAACAGAATTTTAGAAAATGACAGTACATCTTTTGATGGCAACTTGGGAAAAGCTAATACCCTAAAAGCCTTAGGTAGATTTGACGATGCGTATACTTGGGCAGAAAACACATTAAAAATATATGACAACCAAAAAGATGCCGTTAATTTTATTGACCAATTAGACCGCAGTTTTTCACCAGTTTTAGAATCTAAAGCATCACATACTTTTGATAATGGAGATAATAAAGCATTTGCCTTTAATACCACAGTAACCTATCCGCTATCTACAAAACTAAAGGTGTTAGGAAGCTATAATTACAGAACCACTAATAATACAGTAACAAATAATACGGCAAGCTCTAACAATTTTTCATTAGGCTTGGCATACCAACTTATACCAAATATTACAGTTAATGGTACTGCAGGTATCACTGCAGCAAATGCAGAAACTAACGATTTTACACAATTAGTGACTGACCTATCACTTAATATCAATGCACTAAAATTACAGAACATCGCAGTTGGTTATAAAAGACAAGTCGAAAGTTTTAATGCCGATTTATTAGACCAAGAGTTAGTGCAAAACAACTACTACGCCACTTATAATTTAAGCACTAATTTTAATTTAGGTTGGTATACACAATACATGTTTACGGACCAGAACGATGGCAATAACCGTAACTTACTATTTACTTCATTGTACTATAACCTATTGGCAAAACCCTCTTTAAAAGTTGGACTTAACTACCAGTACATTACGTTTAAAGACCAAGTACCAAGTATTTACTTTAGCCCAGAGCAATTTAATGCTGGCGAAGTATTTGTAAACCTTATAAAGGACGAAGCAGTTGCTAAACCAAACGAGTGGTTTTACAACCTAACCGCAGCATTTGGTTACCAGTTTATAGAAGACGATGCCAAGCAAAGTACGTATAGACTACAAGGTGCTTTTGGGTACAAGTTTTCTGAGCGTAGTTTACTTAACGCTTATGGCACCCATAGTAATATTGCCTCTGCGACTGCTGCTGGATTTACTTTTACGGAGATTGGGTTGAGGTTTAAGTGGGTGTTTTGGAACAGGGCTACCTTTAAGAAATAA
- a CDS encoding oligosaccharide flippase family protein encodes MQLLTAIKSKRLTPEQLFMLSVLAVNGGNYLYNLILGRLLGPSQFADAAVLITFLLVLSFMAMTFQLVTAKFSVLFENEIFNNFIAKVYKQAFFVGLLLGVIIVACASQLQTLFNTSSSTMFVIFGFGVPLYFLMSVNRGTYQGKKAYKSLSITYQGEMLSRLLITLGLILVFNIQSSAVIAIGIVISFVFGLFPFKTKHVSIKKLIPLDSKYSKQIKNFFLLTAFYELTQIIINNSDILLVKHYFDSYDAGLYASLALIGRIVYFIAWMFVMLLLPAVVELKKEGKETASVLFKYVGYIALISAVIVLACLVFPELIIQLLFGEQYLTMAPLLWKYAIATSMFAISNIFAYYYLSLDKYVPVIISGVFGMLQMLLVVFYHDSLEQVVHMQIVAMALLLVIQVLFFKSESLLNKKS; translated from the coding sequence ATGCAATTATTAACAGCTATAAAATCAAAACGCCTTACGCCAGAGCAACTATTTATGTTGAGTGTATTGGCTGTAAATGGTGGTAACTATCTATATAATCTTATTTTGGGTCGTTTACTGGGTCCTAGTCAATTTGCAGATGCGGCAGTGCTTATCACATTTTTATTGGTGTTGTCTTTTATGGCAATGACATTTCAGTTGGTAACTGCAAAATTTTCGGTACTTTTTGAAAACGAAATCTTTAATAATTTCATTGCCAAGGTTTATAAGCAGGCGTTTTTTGTGGGTCTATTATTGGGTGTGATTATTGTTGCCTGTGCGTCTCAATTGCAAACACTATTTAATACATCATCTTCCACGATGTTTGTCATATTTGGTTTTGGTGTTCCGCTTTATTTTTTGATGAGTGTAAATCGCGGTACGTATCAAGGCAAAAAAGCCTATAAATCACTTTCTATAACGTATCAAGGTGAAATGTTAAGCCGTCTGCTAATAACACTAGGTTTGATTCTGGTTTTTAATATCCAATCTTCAGCAGTTATAGCTATAGGAATTGTGATCTCTTTTGTTTTTGGATTATTTCCTTTCAAAACAAAGCATGTTAGTATTAAGAAGCTCATTCCGTTAGACTCAAAATATAGTAAGCAGATTAAAAATTTCTTCTTGCTAACTGCTTTTTACGAGTTAACTCAAATCATTATAAACAATAGCGATATACTATTGGTAAAACATTATTTCGATTCTTATGACGCTGGTTTATATGCATCATTAGCATTAATAGGTCGTATTGTATACTTCATAGCTTGGATGTTTGTAATGTTGCTTTTACCTGCTGTTGTTGAGCTAAAAAAGGAAGGAAAGGAAACAGCTTCTGTTTTATTTAAATATGTAGGATATATAGCTTTAATATCAGCAGTTATAGTATTGGCGTGTTTAGTGTTCCCAGAGTTAATAATACAACTACTATTTGGAGAGCAGTATCTTACCATGGCGCCTTTGTTATGGAAATATGCTATCGCTACATCTATGTTTGCCATCTCTAACATTTTTGCGTATTACTATTTGTCTTTAGATAAATACGTGCCTGTAATTATCTCTGGTGTTTTTGGAATGTTACAAATGTTGTTAGTCGTATTCTATCACGATTCTTTAGAGCAAGTTGTACATATGCAAATCGTTGCAATGGCATTACTTTTAGTCATACAAGTGCTGTTTTTTAAAAGCGAAAGTCTACTCAATAAAAAAAGCTAA
- a CDS encoding STAS domain-containing protein gives MALTIKENNGAYQLEGVLNVNTANHFLTHCEILLNAFGKLTIDIEKTSLIDSDGMRAIKSLFANANTSQRKFYVIGTGCKDIYDDMRTTNTAA, from the coding sequence ATGGCTCTTACAATTAAAGAAAACAATGGCGCTTATCAATTAGAAGGTGTACTAAATGTAAACACTGCAAATCACTTTTTAACGCATTGCGAAATACTACTTAATGCGTTTGGAAAATTAACTATTGATATAGAAAAAACAAGCTTAATAGATAGCGATGGTATGCGCGCTATTAAATCACTATTTGCAAATGCAAATACTAGTCAAAGAAAATTTTATGTGATTGGTACAGGTTGTAAAGATATCTATGACGACATGAGAACCACAAACACAGCTGCTTAA
- a CDS encoding cellulase family glycosylhydrolase gives MSSSMNKNILRGVILLIYIVIMSLIIYGIAAIFTYLNTGADRSKMLHTEIKQVDQYLPEFNWSPLTNEGRSMDQQTLRSIENDYLDAWYVKHISFKSNTKIGLDDYYTESARLNLYGIIDQNKENTTSIEGTSLSHNPNLEFFSEDGQMAVLTDKDVIEYKRIFKGEKLITEINEKSTYKVILLLEDGFWRIRHLVKTSSEFYYPKKKEKPLSTSNIKGINYYPQNTPWDMYGDNFDASIISNDFEIIKNAGLNSIRIFVPYEDFGKSNIKADKLEKLSTVLDIAERKDLKVLVTLFDFYGDYSVLDWTLNQRHAKIVVNHIKNHEALMGWDIKNEPNLDFESRGKELVNTWLDKMIDVVKLYDPNHPVTIGWSNVESANILVDKLDFVTFHYYEDLEKLSESYKVLKSKIKDKPAIITEFGLSSYNGIWNPTGHSEKDQADYHQKIQAIFSENKIQFMSWTLYDFTEIPKEVVGGLPWRQNAQKYFGFINENGVKKASYKYISSKE, from the coding sequence ATGAGTAGTAGTATGAACAAAAACATATTGCGTGGTGTAATACTCCTAATCTACATTGTTATTATGTCATTAATTATTTATGGAATAGCTGCAATCTTCACATATCTAAATACAGGAGCAGACCGAAGTAAAATGTTGCATACAGAAATTAAACAAGTAGACCAATATCTGCCAGAATTTAATTGGAGTCCATTAACTAATGAAGGCAGGTCAATGGACCAACAGACTTTAAGATCTATTGAAAACGATTATTTAGACGCTTGGTATGTAAAGCATATTTCCTTTAAATCTAATACAAAAATTGGCCTAGATGACTATTACACAGAGAGTGCTCGTCTAAATCTATACGGTATAATAGACCAAAACAAAGAAAACACAACTTCTATTGAAGGCACAAGCCTATCCCACAACCCTAATCTAGAATTTTTTAGTGAAGATGGGCAAATGGCCGTACTAACTGATAAGGATGTGATTGAATACAAACGCATTTTTAAAGGAGAAAAACTCATAACAGAGATAAATGAAAAATCTACCTATAAAGTTATCTTATTATTAGAAGATGGCTTTTGGAGAATACGACATCTTGTAAAAACTAGTAGTGAATTTTATTACCCAAAAAAGAAAGAAAAACCATTATCAACTTCCAACATAAAAGGTATTAATTACTATCCGCAAAATACACCTTGGGACATGTATGGTGATAATTTTGATGCTTCAATTATAAGTAATGACTTCGAAATCATAAAAAATGCTGGATTAAATAGTATCAGGATTTTTGTTCCCTACGAAGACTTTGGAAAGTCTAATATCAAAGCAGATAAGCTAGAAAAACTATCTACAGTCTTAGATATTGCAGAACGTAAAGACTTAAAAGTATTAGTAACACTATTTGATTTTTATGGCGATTATTCGGTGTTAGATTGGACATTAAATCAAAGGCATGCTAAGATTGTTGTTAACCATATAAAAAATCATGAAGCTCTAATGGGTTGGGATATTAAGAATGAGCCTAATTTAGATTTTGAATCAAGAGGAAAAGAATTGGTAAATACGTGGTTAGATAAAATGATAGATGTAGTAAAACTTTATGACCCTAATCACCCAGTTACCATTGGTTGGTCTAATGTAGAAAGTGCTAATATATTAGTTGATAAATTAGATTTTGTAACATTTCACTATTATGAAGATTTAGAAAAACTTTCTGAGAGTTATAAAGTTTTAAAATCAAAAATTAAAGATAAGCCAGCTATTATTACAGAGTTTGGATTATCGTCTTACAATGGCATCTGGAATCCTACAGGTCATAGCGAAAAAGATCAGGCGGATTATCATCAAAAAATCCAAGCCATTTTCTCTGAAAATAAGATTCAATTTATGTCATGGACCTTGTACGATTTTACGGAAATACCAAAGGAAGTCGTAGGCGGACTTCCTTGGAGGCAAAATGCTCAAAAATATTTTGGTTTTATAAATGAAAATGGGGTAAAAAAGGCATCGTACAAATATATCTCGTCTAAAGAATAA
- a CDS encoding glycosyltransferase, with protein sequence MKLAIVTAYPPSKVTLNEYAYHLVKQFIKNKDVTELILLTDKTEGAKGITFTEQGCKITVKECWSFNSYANIFSVTKAINKTKPDSVLFNLQFMKFGDKKIAAALGLLLPLVCKLKKIPNIVLLHNILEEVDLGSAGFTSNKLMKKIYGFIGTTLTKFILQADTVAVTMQKYVDILEEKYNAKNVKLIPHGTFEIPAEPDYSLSKGPFQIMTFGKFGTYKKVEGMIQAVEMVRKSTGLNLEVVIAGTDNPNVPGYLAQVEEDYKHVPQVRFTGYVEEEDVPVIFNESAVVVFPYTSTTGSSGVLHQAGSYGKAVVMPDLGDLALLVQDEGYLGEFFEPTSVKSLAYAIEILVTNEAHRLHIAKTNYKAATSHPMSKITQMYIEEFQTIIESKSIVVKAQEIIL encoded by the coding sequence ATGAAACTAGCAATTGTAACAGCATATCCGCCAAGTAAAGTCACTTTAAACGAGTACGCCTATCACTTGGTAAAACAGTTTATAAAAAATAAAGATGTTACAGAATTAATTTTATTAACAGATAAAACTGAAGGTGCAAAGGGTATCACTTTTACAGAACAAGGTTGTAAGATTACAGTAAAAGAATGTTGGTCTTTTAATAGCTATGCAAATATCTTTTCTGTAACAAAGGCCATCAACAAAACTAAGCCAGATTCAGTATTGTTCAACTTACAATTCATGAAGTTTGGTGATAAGAAAATTGCTGCAGCTTTAGGTTTATTATTGCCATTGGTTTGTAAACTAAAAAAGATTCCTAACATCGTATTATTACACAATATACTTGAGGAAGTAGATTTAGGAAGTGCAGGATTTACATCAAATAAATTGATGAAGAAAATCTACGGATTTATTGGTACAACGTTGACTAAATTTATTTTGCAAGCGGATACCGTTGCAGTAACCATGCAAAAATATGTGGATATCCTTGAGGAAAAATACAATGCAAAGAACGTTAAGTTAATACCTCATGGTACTTTTGAAATTCCTGCAGAACCAGATTATAGCCTGTCTAAAGGACCATTTCAAATTATGACCTTTGGTAAATTTGGTACCTATAAAAAAGTAGAAGGTATGATCCAAGCCGTTGAGATGGTGAGAAAGTCAACCGGACTAAATTTAGAAGTTGTAATTGCGGGTACTGATAATCCAAATGTACCTGGGTATTTAGCTCAAGTTGAAGAAGATTATAAACACGTCCCACAAGTAAGATTCACAGGTTATGTTGAAGAAGAAGACGTGCCAGTAATATTTAATGAAAGTGCAGTTGTTGTTTTCCCGTATACATCTACAACAGGAAGTTCAGGTGTTTTACATCAAGCCGGAAGTTATGGTAAAGCTGTGGTTATGCCAGATTTAGGAGACTTGGCATTACTGGTTCAAGATGAAGGTTACTTAGGTGAGTTTTTTGAGCCAACAAGCGTAAAAAGTTTAGCCTATGCTATTGAAATATTAGTAACAAATGAAGCACATAGATTGCATATAGCTAAAACTAATTATAAAGCTGCAACATCGCATCCTATGTCAAAAATTACACAAATGTATATTGAAGAATTCCAAACTATTATTGAAAGTAAGTCAATAGTAGTAAAAGCTCAAGAAATTATTCTTTAG